Within Sorghum bicolor cultivar BTx623 chromosome 2, Sorghum_bicolor_NCBIv3, whole genome shotgun sequence, the genomic segment CAACCAAGATATATTGTAAAACACACAGCGAGTCAGGGGAAAGGTGTGAAAAAAACACATTGCACTTACGTCGTCCACCTTCCTCTTTCTCTTATCCAATGATAGTGCGTCCTGCATTTCAAGAGAAAAATGTCAAGCATCACAAAAGAATAGAATGGTTTTTTGGGCCACCGAAAAATATAACATTGTGCACCTTGAAGGTTACTCCTCGCTTCCCTGGGGCCTGCGCGTTATTCGTTTCCTGAAGCCGCCAAGCAGACAGGCGAGTGTGTCGTCCAGTCGGCGGAGAAGCTGTTTGCGGTTGACGACGTGGCGTAGCAGCAGTCTTGCACGGGACAAGGAcaaagtcgtcgtcgtcgttggagCTCGACTCAGGCTGTTTTGTGGGTTGCTTCTCGCGCACTACAGTTCTTTTCTGCTTGTTGTTCTGACCCCAAGAATACACATTGCCTTTCAGTCTTCCGCTGCCGGTGAAAGCTTGCTCCTCCTGCTCCGTCCGCCATGGGGTGCCGCTGGGGCTGCGCCGCTGGTCGGGTTTCCGGTGACATCGTCCCCACCCGGCTGTTGGACTGAGCCGGTCCTCTCCACCACAACCGACGGCCCTCCTCTCGGGAGGCATGTGCTCGCCACGCCGTCCTCGACACCTTGACCGCCTGGACCACCGGCGCCGCCCCCGGGGCATCCAGAGGCGCCCGTACCCGGGCCTCCGGTCCCCACATCATCCTCGACGCCTTTGCCGCCTGGGACGCAGTCTCCACCGCTTCGGCCGGCGTGAGCGACCGGACACCCACCGCCTCCTTGGCTGCTGACGTCATCCGCGACGCCCTGGCCTCCCGCTCCGCCGTCGGTGCCCGCTGGACATCCTGGAGGTGCCTTTGCGGCGCGCGGTCCTTCCGCTGCGCCGGGGTCCTCGGCCCCGTGGGTggcgccgccaccaccgccgtCGGTTCCCCCGCCGCTCATGGGGGCCTAAGAACAAAAGACGCGATTTTGGGCGCGTTTAGGAAAGAAATCGAGCACTTTTTCCCAATAGAATCGGCGAGAAAACGGATTGAGAGAAAGGGAGCATGAACATCCTCACTGTGAATCCCCTCCACGACCACGCGGGCAGCCTCGATTCCGTCGGCGTCGAGAATGGGATGGGCGGCAGTTTTGGATGCGCGGAAATGTGGGGTTTTTTGAGAACCCTGTCTGAAGCGGCGTGGTGGGGGAGTGGGGGATAAACGACGGCTTTTGAAACCGAGTGGGTGTCCGAGCGGTTGTCATGattaataattattatataaaaaatagCAAAACGGTAACCGCGCGCGATGACGTGCGTCCTGGACGCCCCCTGCGATTCACCTCGCCCCGTTTAAAATAGCTATAGAACTCTGTATAAAAATACCACTACACCAGTGCGTAGAGCATTCTACTCTCCCTCACATTCAAAGAAATTTACTTGCtgatgtataattaattttggtACATATTAATATAAACCCCATCCGCCAAAAGTTAAGAATAAAATCCCGAGAGGGCATCCAAGGTTTCGACGGGGTTCGATGCATAGAAACCTTTAAGAGAGTGTATAAAAACTAACAGTTAAGTGCATATAAACCATTTTCGCAGTTATTAATGGGCGTTTTGACGGGGTTCGATGCATAGAAACCTATTAGAGAGTATATAAATGCTAACAATCAAATGCATATAAATCATTTTCGCAGTTATTTTTCACTTATGTAAGGCACACGCATGGCCCTGCCTCCTACCCCTCCCGCTTGCTAAATATTGTTTTGGTGTATAAAAGAACGACCTTTGATCCAGCGTTCTACCGAATAAAAAATGTTTTCTGCGCATTTAATTGTTAGTATTTATGCGTGCTCTGATAGGTTTCCATGCATTAAACTTGTCAAAACCTTGGAACTTCAGAGAGGGGTCTCAAAACGCCCATTTTTCCGCCATCCAAACTGCCGCCTCATCCTGGTCTGGAAAAATCTTGGGTTtatggtactgtagcattttcattttttattttgctAAAAAGAAATTATCTAAACATGGACTAGTTAGGCACGAAACGATTCACCTCGCAATAAAACAAGCAAAACTATGCAAaaatagttttggtttttttgtttatatttaatgtttcacgcATATGACACAAAAACGATGTGATGGGGGATCTTGAAAAAAAAGTTTGTATATACCAGCCAGCGTGGCATATATATATTGACAAAATGTATGCATATCACACCGTCCCACTGCTACGCTCGTATGGGTATTTCTTTTGGAATCAATACCATACTCACTAATACGTTGTATTCAACTAACATCAAACTGTAAATGTCAACGATTCAGTGCGTAAAAACTCATCTATGGAAATTTTTATGCTCTTGTGATTTATTTTTTGAATGTCCATGAACTTTCTATGCTGTGTGTACGTAGCTATTATACCTACAATTATACGGGGCGCCCGCTCTCAGGCGCGTGGCGCCAGGGGCCACCATTGGCCTGTCGTGGGGGAGGGGACAGGACCCTGCCGCGTTCCTTTTGTCTGCTAGTGGCGGGACTGGGGATGGCGGGGGGACCGCACGACGAGCCGTGTTCGCGCGGGTTTGGTGGAACCAGCCCAGCGAAAAGTGCGTCGGGCTTCCACTATCTATTCAAAGCCCtaagcttatatatatatatatatatagctgacCGGGACGTTTAAGAGTTACCAGAACGACGTCAAAACACCTTGCCTGCATCAAGCGCCCGAAAAAGAGAGCTACTATGAAAAGAACTGATATACGAAAATAACCTGCCCAACAGCTAGACATTTTATCAGCAAAAGGGTCATCTATTTCAGCTAAGACGCCTCCAGCTCTGAAGCCAACAACAACTTCTCATTTCAATCTTATCATCATCTTGGTTATCTTCCAGCATGAGTTGTCGGCGTTTCTTCTCCTTGGCAATCAGCTTTGACGTGATCACCAGCATTAATATTGCGTTCACCACAGCTTCCAGATTGACCTTATCATTATCTAAGAATAGACCTGCCTAATAATCCATGAGCGGACATGCATAACATACAATCGAAGCAGGGTTATTCACATTTTTCCTTTAAAACAGATATAATTGTGCATTTTCCAAATGGCCTAGCAGATAGCTGCAATCCCAAGGTATGAAATTGCTTCACAGGAGGGAGCCAGTGCTCACACCATTTCCAACACTGATCAAAAGACTTAGGGATGTTATTAGCACCGATAGCATAAGCAACAATAGACCATACCACTTTGGCTGTGGAACAACGAAAGAAGAGATGTTGAATGTCTTCATCAATGTTACAGAAATAACAGGTTGGGGTTCCAGACCGTGTTCTCTTAATCAAATTTTCTTTGGTGAGAATTGCATTGTTCACAATAAGTCATATTGATTTTGGAGGTAATTTCCCCCCTCCAGATTCTTTATGATATGGCCCCACATCACTACTTGTCATGGCTTTATAGGTGGATTTAACACTAAAGTGCCCATTAGTACCAAATTTCCACATCATAAAGTCCTCACCATTCATCAAATGTGTGCAATCTATTTCCCTCAAAATATTTAGCCAACAAAGCCTAAGATCATCAACAAGCCATCTAGTAAAAGTCAACTGCTAGGATCAGTTTTCACAAGATGCACAGAAATATCAGGCTGTTAACGAATTTTGAAAAGATCAGGGAACATATTATTATGAGATtttccatgaaaccaaacatatTTTCAAAAGAGAGTTTTCCTTCTATCCCTGATTTTTACTTGTCTACCTTTTTTTGAAAGGCGGCAAAAAGCTTTTGCCCAGAATTTATTAGACGaggaaaacaaaaaaaggaGAACAACAAGAGCCAAAAAGCTCTACTCAACTACTACAAACCATCCTGGCCACCCTAAAGGCCCAGAGGtgcaaaaaagagaaagaaagaaaaccaACTAGGCTGGGACAAAGGAAGACAAAACCTGAAGAAACCCACTAAGAGCTATTAACTAAGAGGAAACACCGTCCGCATGTGAAAGGCCACTTCCCTTGGCTAAAGGCTTTTGTGTTGAAACATTCTTCTATTTCTTTCTTTCCAGAGGTTCCACCAGAAGTAAATCATCAAGCCGTCAAACTTACACCTACGAGCTCTGTCTATCTTCACACGACATTTGCGTCAATAGTTGTGTAACAATCCATTTGTATTGATTGTATCTAACACTAACAAGTCAAACCAACCTTTTGGCCAGGTCCAAACTTGCCTGGTAAAATTGCAGTCTTTACACAAGTGTGTTGGGGTTTCCAGGTCACTTCCATAGAGTTTGCAGGCCGAATCGTTTGGCCATTGTTGTTTGATCAAATTGTTAGCTATTAAAATCTTCTTGTGCAAAAGGGTCCATGCGAAGAATCTGCACTTCGGTTCCGCTTTCGTTTTCCAAATTGGCATCATTTTTAGCTTGCAAAATGTTCCTTCAAACTGGATTTGATAAGCACTCTTCAAGGTGTACTCACCATCTGCCGTTCAATGCCAAACTATGTCGTCCTCGCTGCCTGCAACTAGATTGATTTGATGAACTATTTCCCAGATCACCACATACTCATTTGCCTCTATTGCGTTGGATATTGGAGAAATGTGGGTCATACATTTGTTTCCTTGTAGTGCTTGTTGTACTGAGATCTTCTTTCTCTTGGCCTTTTTGAAAAGCACTGGTGCCATATCTTTTAGAGTTTTGCCATGTGCCCATGAAGAGGTCCAGAACCGTACAGTGCGGCCATCACCTAAGTTACCCTTGCCGAAGCTACAAACAAGCCTCTGTCCTTATTATCGCATGGTAACTCCAAATTGATCCATTGTCTATCCTTTTGGCGCCATTGAAACCAGAGCCGACGTAGGCGGAGTGCCCTAGCAAAACGCTCAAGCTCCATGATCTCAAGCCCTCCTTTTATTTTTGGTAAGCAAGATGTGGGCCAATTGACAAGGGAATGACCCCCTGATACATTTTTTGGTGTCTCACTCTCCAGAAGAAACTTCTACGGATACGATCGATCCATTTTATTAACCATTTCATCTTCGGGAAGACTGTCATGTGGTAGATGGGCTGTGCCGAGAGCATCGTTTTAACAATAGTTTCTCTACCTGCCAAAGATAAAAATCTCCCTTTTCATCCTGGTATTCTTGCACCGATCTTGTCTAGCAGTGGTTGCACATCAATTTTCCTAAGTTTCCTCACATGTAGGGGAAGTCCAAGATACTTACCCAAGAAATTATATATTTTCTTGGGGAAGTTTTGGAGTAAGAGCGTGACCGTGCTGGTTGGTAACCGGATGGGGTAAATCTTAGTTTTGGATGTGTTGATTCTGAAACCTAAGCAGTCTCTAAAGAAGTTGAGTATTCTATGTAGGTGTTCAATCTTCGTGTTAGAAGGGGCAGCAAAAATTGTGGCATCATCTGCATATAGAGAACAATGGAGGTTGGCCGCCTTGGGTAGTACCAGTGACAGTATACCTCGATTAGCCGCCACCTCGATGATGCGCTGTAGTGGGTCGATGGCCAGGATGAATAGCATGGGCGAAAGGGGACCCCCCTGCCTATGACCTCTCATGTGCTTGATCTCATGTGTTGGTTGTCCACTGATTAGGACCCTTGAGGATGCCGTTCCTAGTAAGGTTGCAATCCAATCCCTCTATCTTGTACTGAATCCAAGCTTGCCAAGCACTTCTAGTAGGAAGCTCCAACCTATTGAATCAAATGCCTTCGAAATGTCCAGCTTGATGAAAAACGCCAGTTTCTTTTTCTTGTGTAATAATTGGATTACTCTTTTGTGCATAGATGAAGTTGTCGTGGACgcatctcctcttgatgaatgTGTTTTGAGCTTAGGATACTAAGTCATTCAGCTGTGGTGCTAGCCGGTTAGCCAACAACTTCGTAATGATTTTCGCTACGCTATTGATTAGGCTAATTGGTCTATAATCTATAAGCGTTACTTGTATACCTTGAAGATAGACATCCCTGCTTTTTAACAGATCAGCCCGCATGGCAGAGTCAGTCTGCCTGTGATTCACAGTGCTATGATGAGAACTTGTTGAAGCAAATCGAACATCGAAGAGAGGGAAGCACAAGGTGCTGTCAAAAATGCTAGTACAGTAGAGTTGTTTGCTTAGGGAAATATGCTTCTGTAACATCTTTTTCGAGGGTCTTATGTTTTCTGAAAAGAAAAATGTTCATCTACTATATATATTACATGTACGGGTAAAGCTATAATGCAAGCATGAGGACAACAGGATAGCATGAGGACAACATTACTTCACCCTAGTAAACAATTAGGAGGTGCGCTAGAGTGTGAAGTTAGTCCTGTACGAAGGGGCAGGGGCTCCAGTAACTTGTCCACGGTCCACCTACATGTTTCTCCGTTACATTATCAGTTGATCATATTCCTCCACTTATCCTTCAAGTCCACCTACAATACATCATACCATTCATACATAAAATCCGTCAGTACCTTGATTGGCAACCACAGAAACTTCACTGCAACAACCAAGTACCCGACCACACCTACACATGAAACAAGCACAATATAACGATGTGGAACATACAACAACAGCAATCTAAACACCACTGTTTTAGAACAAGAAAGCTGAGAtgtcaaacaataatatattaaCATCAAGATAAAACATACTGTTCAACACCCTTTCTTAgtgtttcttcttctatcaagcACCATTTCCTTGCCCTTCTACACCTATTTTTGTTTTCTCCCGGTGGCAAAGGAGAAACTGGTACTCTCCTTGGGCAAGGCAAGTGCGGTCTATGTACCGATGATTCTGAACTCTCAGGACCAGGTGACTCCTCCCACTGCAAACAAGTGTTTTCTTTCCAGAAACATGACGAATCTAACATTTTCCTGTTGTGATACTAAGCTATCCTATAGGCTAACTAAAAAGTTGTGAGGTATCTTGACTGAGCTCAAATTAGACTCTAATAAGTTTACGTTTGAGTGTAACACAAAGAGGGACTGTGTAGAGAATTCATGATCCATCTAAATTTCAGTAGCTACCTTACTGAAGTGAAATGCATATATCTTCAAACTATTTCATAACACATATCGACCAGATTTTGCAGACAACATAAGGAATGTAAGCTCAATCGATAGAGAAATGAATAAAATGTACACACAATGTTTAATGCAAAATATTGACATGATATAGGCACTGATATCGTTTTCAAACACAATGGAAACAAAAGCTAGTTATTACAATCAGAAATTCAATTTAGCAAAGATGCTCACCTGAAAGGTCCATGCTGTTGGGTTCCAATCCAATCCATAAGGTTGTGAGGTTTACCAGTACTTGGACCCTTTGTCTTTATCATTAGGAGCACTCGGGCCTGCAGTGCCACGAGTTGTTGGTTGACCTCTTACTTCTTCAGTATTCAAACTAACACCTTTCTCGAACCTTGAAGCCATAATACCTCATCTGCAACTGCCTTCGCAGCTGGAAGCAGATCCTCCACAACACTGTGAAGGTCAGCACAGTTTGTTTTGAGCGCGTCAATCACCTTCTCCACAGATGGCATTGAAATTGGGGATTTGCACTGGAGGTAGTTCTCCAAGTTTGCCGTGAGAATCTTGGCAAACTCGGCGACATCAAAGTCGGACTCGCTGAGACTGCGAGGAAGGCCACGACGGTGATTCGGGAGGCGGAGACAGGGAGCGAGGCCAAGAGTTAGGAGAGATATGTCGGCGGCGAGGCGGCGgaggccaaatctcacatatagctacaagtaaggggtaatatcaaaagacaatgcataaatatataacgtacttagtataaaagagataacctttaatagcaaacagcggatagacaactctaaacttcgggtattaactcctctccacaggatccaactgactggttgatcacaagccaaaaacttctcctgaggtgtgggggaaattgcaagagtgagcacatatcgtactcaacaagtataaccaggggttcatgaggctcaaatagctgacactggtttgactgcatttagcttttagtagtggatagcatgttcataattatataacaaatgtcaaggtagcataaataatccattaatcacatgatcaagtgtaagcataattaattcataacatAAACGATAATTAAATggacataacaacttaacaagctcatcgtcgtcgcagcaagaacccccaaggccactcataaccgtgagcacagctagtatactagttttaacactctgcagaggttgtacatctttacccatgagtcatgatttaccctttcgcccgaggcccgtcgacctcttaacccactaccaaggaaggtcggcagggatcactatgaagcctttcaaaagttcgtctaacatgttagggctgcaaggtttcctttgcgagcagatatagatatccccttccgaatggcacaatgacgcgcagcctatacacatagggacaggggctcgcactatacccgtgtcggttcagccccttcgccctttcgggtaacctctaacaagttagaaaaggtcttcatactgagctaaagccagagccattatagccctcatggttgcactgttgtcctggtgatcacttacagacaagatctcatatagttatatgtcatcttttaacgttcattgcatagctattaatcatcttacaagatcatggattatatcaagcactagcacatctacaccaaatgcatatcaagtaggtagcaaggaatccagataacaatcatctatgattttgctaaggtcgacaaggtgaaagcatgcatatgatatatatgtgtatttataagtaaataggtaacaaggatgataccaagttatacttgccttcatccaattgctcttgctgatcttgctaactctgctggtcttactagttgtccaagctctgatcttgatcaccaaaaactgctctccgtctaaactcgatcatcgatcacaaacATACGGCAACaagcatac encodes:
- the LOC8054556 gene encoding uncharacterized protein LOC8054556; its protein translation is MSGGGTDGGGGGATHGAEDPGAAEGPRAAKAPPGCPAGTDGGAGGQGVADDVSSQGGGGCPVAHAGRSGGDCVPGGKGVEDDVGTGGPGTGASGCPGGGAGGPGGQGVEDGVASTCLPRGGPSVVVERTGSVQQPGGDDVTGNPTSGAAPAAPHGGRSRRSKLSPAAED